The following nucleotide sequence is from Roseivirga sp. BDSF3-8.
ACAGGGAGGACTTCCGGAGGTTTCAGTGTGTGTTTTCGGATACCTGGGAGACCAGGAAAAGGCCCAGCAGGACTGGAACGAGGCGATGCAGATCATCGGCACTAACTACACGGGGGCCGCTTCTGTGATGGATCGTCTGGCAGAGGCCTATGAAAAAAAGGGCAGTGGATGCCTTATTGGTATTTCATCCGTGGCGGGCGAAAGAGGCCGGCAGAGCAATTACTTTTACGGTAGTGCCAAAGCGGCCTTCAGTGCCTACCTGTCAGGCCTTCGTAATCGCATGGCCAAAAAGAATGTACATGTAGTGACGGTGAAGCCCGGCTTTGTGAATACAAAGATGATCGAGGGCATGGATACCCCTAAGCCGCTCACGGCTCAGCCTGAGGAAGTAGCCAAGACGGTTTACAGCGCCTATAAAAAGGAGAAGAACATCGTTTACACCAAATCTGTATGGCGCCCGCTCATGTATGCTATCAAGAGTATACCGGAGAGTATGTTCAAAAAGCTTAAGCTGTGAGTAAGAGCCTCGCCTTATTTGATTTCGATGGTACCGTTACGCGAGGTGATTCCTTTATGCGGATGATCCGCTATGTTGTAGGCTGGCCCCGTTTCCTTGCAGGTATGGCGGTGCTCAGTCCCGTACTGGTGGCCTACAAAGCAAAGCTTATTCCGAACTGGCGAGCCAAGGAGATTGTACTGGCCCATTTCTTCAAAACATGGCGACAGGAGAAATTTAACGATCGCTGTGAGAAATTTGCGCGTAATGTGATCCCGCACATGGTACGTCCCGCGGCAATCGAGCAAATCAAACAGCACCAGGAGCAAGGCCATAAGGTTGTTCTCGTGTCTGCTTCTGCGGAAAACTGGCTCAGTTGCTGGGCTGAAGAGATGGACATAGACCTGATTGCCACACGGGTAGAACTAAAAGAGGGCCGGGTGACCGGCAAACTGGAAGGCCGGAACTGCTATGGGCCGGAAAAGGAAAGCCGTATTCGTGAGGAAATAGATCTGGCCAAATACGATCATATTTATGCCTATGGTGACAGCAAGGGTGACCGTGAAATGCTGGCCATGGCAAAAACTGCACATTATCGCCCTTTTCGCAATAAACAGGCAGGCTAAATGCAACCGCTGAAAACTACTCTACTGCCGGTATATTGTATTGGCGGATTGGGAGTGGATGAGCGGGTATTTCAGCACTATCACTTTCCGGGTGATAAGATCGTGCTTCCTTATTTCACACCACAAGCGGGAGATGACATCTGTAGCTATGCGGATAAGCTGGCTGAGAGGATTACTCACGATCACTTCATCCTACTGGGAATCAGTTTCGGTGGCATACTTGCCCAGCAAATAGCCTTGGCTAAAAAGCCTGCGGCATTAATCCTTATCAGCTCCATACAATCCTACCGGCAGATACCACGGGTTTACCGTGTGGCGATGAAGCTGGGAGGCAGCAGAGGCTTGCGGCTTGCGTGGAAGACTGACATCCCTTTCACACGAAATTACTTCTTCACAGCCAGGGAAAAGACTCATCGCAGGACGCTGCAGAGGATCTATGAGGCGACTGACTTTGATCTGGTGGCCTGGTCGCTACCCCTTATCATGAAGTGGGAGGGTGTGGATTTGCCTGATGATCTGCCGAAACTGATCTTACACGGCTGTAGAGATAAGTTTTTTCCCGTCGGCAGGCGGGCAGATATCGATGAGTGCATTGAGGGGGCAGGGCACTTTATGGTGGTAAGTCACCACAAAAAGGTCCGTACAAGTCTGGAAGAGTTTTTAAGTACCAGGTAGGTATAATTAAATGGAGGTGGATCTTTTTCTTGGTAGTTTTAGTATCTAATGCTTTCTGAAATATAATAAAAAAGGCCCGCACAGGGCCTTTTTACTATCCTTCAGCAGATTCGTATCCTTCGTCTACCAGTAAGTTTCCACCTTCGGCACTGGATACCGCCAGCTCATCGCAGCGCTCGTTTTCCGGTATACCTGCATGGCCTTTCACCCACTTCAGCTTCACATCGTGCTGGTTATAGATATCTATAAACCGTTTCCACAGGTCCGGGTTCTTCTTGCCTTTAAAGTTCTTCTTCTTCCATCCCCAGAGCCAGCCTTTCGTTACCGCATCCACCACATACTTACTATCCGAGTACACAGTCACCTCCTGTCCGGGCTTTTTCAGTGCTTCCAGGCCCACAATCACCGCCAGCAGTTCCATGCGGTTATTAGTGGTTTTGCGAAAGCCTTCGGAAATTTCCTTACGGTGCGGGCCGGCCATCAGTACTACCCCGTAGCCTCCCGGCCCGGGGTTTCCCAATGAGGACCCGTCTGTGTACATCGTGATCTGCATCAGGCGAGAATATTCGTTTTAAACAGCTTAATGGCTATGGCAAGCAGGATGATCCCGAATACCTTTCTAAGCACATTAAAGCCTGCATTACCTATTTTTC
It contains:
- a CDS encoding SDR family oxidoreductase, coding for MSKVLILGATSDMAVAIAKKFASEGYSLILAARSLTKLEPLQKDMAIRFPDVGVESLAFDALDFASHQPFVDQLVQGGLPEVSVCVFGYLGDQEKAQQDWNEAMQIIGTNYTGAASVMDRLAEAYEKKGSGCLIGISSVAGERGRQSNYFYGSAKAAFSAYLSGLRNRMAKKNVHVVTVKPGFVNTKMIEGMDTPKPLTAQPEEVAKTVYSAYKKEKNIVYTKSVWRPLMYAIKSIPESMFKKLKL
- a CDS encoding HAD family hydrolase, coding for MSKSLALFDFDGTVTRGDSFMRMIRYVVGWPRFLAGMAVLSPVLVAYKAKLIPNWRAKEIVLAHFFKTWRQEKFNDRCEKFARNVIPHMVRPAAIEQIKQHQEQGHKVVLVSASAENWLSCWAEEMDIDLIATRVELKEGRVTGKLEGRNCYGPEKESRIREEIDLAKYDHIYAYGDSKGDREMLAMAKTAHYRPFRNKQAG
- a CDS encoding alpha/beta fold hydrolase codes for the protein MQPLKTTLLPVYCIGGLGVDERVFQHYHFPGDKIVLPYFTPQAGDDICSYADKLAERITHDHFILLGISFGGILAQQIALAKKPAALILISSIQSYRQIPRVYRVAMKLGGSRGLRLAWKTDIPFTRNYFFTAREKTHRRTLQRIYEATDFDLVAWSLPLIMKWEGVDLPDDLPKLILHGCRDKFFPVGRRADIDECIEGAGHFMVVSHHKKVRTSLEEFLSTR
- the rnhA gene encoding ribonuclease HI, with product MQITMYTDGSSLGNPGPGGYGVVLMAGPHRKEISEGFRKTTNNRMELLAVIVGLEALKKPGQEVTVYSDSKYVVDAVTKGWLWGWKKKNFKGKKNPDLWKRFIDIYNQHDVKLKWVKGHAGIPENERCDELAVSSAEGGNLLVDEGYESAEG